The region AAAAATGAATATCACAAGAAATAACGTAGATGCTCTTAATGCAATCGTAACTATCGAGCTTGCTAAAGAAGATTTCCAAGGAAATGTAGATAACGTTTTAACTAACTACAGAAAGAACGCAAACGTTCCAGGATTTAGAAAAGGTGCAGTTCCAATGAGTTTAATCGTAAAACAATATGGTAAAGCTGTATTGTTCGAAGAAGTAAACAAAATTTTACAAGAGAAATTAGGTAACTACCTTACAGAAGAGAAATTAGATATTTTAGGAAATCCATTACCAGTTGCTAGTGATATTAACTGGGATGCAGATGTATTAAAATTTGATTTTGAATTAGGATTAGCTCCTGAGTTTACTTTAGACTTAGAAGGTAAAAATAATATCAAAAAGTTCAAAGTTGTAGCTGATGACGCTATGCTAGATGAGCAAGTTGAGTTTATCCAAAAACAATATGGAAAAATGATCTCTAAAGAGTTAGTAGAAGAGACATCAGAAATGGTAGGTACTTTTACTAATGAAGAGGAGGGAATCAACAATGAAGTAAAAATCGCTGTAAGCGATATCAGAACTAAAACTAACCAAAAGAAATTTATTGGTAAAAAAGTAGGAGACCAAGTTACTGTAAGTACTAAAGGTTTATTCGAAGATGACCATAAGTTAATGGAAGTTTTAGCTATAGGACACGATAAAGTTCATGGATTAGAAGTTGATGTTGTATTTACTATCAATGAAATCAACGAAACTGAAAAAGCTGAATTAAACCAAGAATTATTCGACAAATTGTTTG is a window of Myroides oncorhynchi DNA encoding:
- the tig gene encoding trigger factor; this translates as MNITRNNVDALNAIVTIELAKEDFQGNVDNVLTNYRKNANVPGFRKGAVPMSLIVKQYGKAVLFEEVNKILQEKLGNYLTEEKLDILGNPLPVASDINWDADVLKFDFELGLAPEFTLDLEGKNNIKKFKVVADDAMLDEQVEFIQKQYGKMISKELVEETSEMVGTFTNEEEGINNEVKIAVSDIRTKTNQKKFIGKKVGDQVTVSTKGLFEDDHKLMEVLAIGHDKVHGLEVDVVFTINEINETEKAELNQELFDKLFGEGVVTSVEQLKEKIKEDAEKQFTSQADQKFLNDVYEHLLESASFELPAAFLTKWLMDAGETPMTADEAAAEYAKSEKGLRYQLVEGKVMSQYDLQLDFAEIKEYTTKLIKDQMAQFGQLEPEAKVVEDIVARVMTNQDEVRRISEQVMNEKVLTLFNEKVKAEVKEVSYKDFVKEMYGE